One Luteitalea sp. DNA window includes the following coding sequences:
- a CDS encoding TonB-dependent receptor has protein sequence MLRLVSLVLVCGVMSAGSGWAAVGGANQGPSRDAPPSAQEKPAEPPSQQAPDEASQEASEKLPINEEQVVVTASRTEQSLLNAPATVSVITSQTIEQSPALNYGDLFRTVPGLNVTQTSARDINLTSRAASGTLSASQLALVDGRSIYLDFFGFIMWDSLPVEPSDIKQIEVIRGPASAVWGANAMTGVVNVITKSPREMQGTRATIGVGTFGRSTDLVDQDAGSLFYVNGSHAQAVNDRWAYKISAGGYAQEAFARPTGLMPNETNTPYPSFPNSGTTQPKLDVRADYDFPDDERSLVFQGGVASSDGIIHTGIGPFDVVRGGTLGYGKVGFTRGGLKVSGFVNLLDGGATNLLSVGPDARPIEFDFKTETYDVEVGNVQTLAARHVLSYGGNFRRNQFQLSIAPGEDSRTEGGIYVQDEILLSRHFWWVVGARLDMFDVLDDPVFSPRTTFMYKPTPEQTVRVSYNRAYRAPSLINNFIDLTLLDQLPLGSLDPRLGGQVFNFPVTATGNTDLEEQSLDAYEVGYTGVLWDRATLSAAFYVNNVKNDIFFTQVDSYRASNPPPGWPLPPDVLELIVASGQFGPGNGLPAAFSYLNLGEVRYRGVELGIEGAVTRTWNGFLNYSYQDEPDPKDFDISELNLPPSHRMNVGVGYDGPRFLGNFTVSYTDDAFWRDVLDSRFDGPTDAFTLVNGAFGVKWGGRGEYITSVKVTNLLNNEIQQHVFGDIIKRQIVAELRTSF, from the coding sequence GTGCTCAGGCTCGTATCCCTCGTCTTGGTGTGTGGCGTGATGTCGGCAGGGTCCGGTTGGGCCGCCGTGGGTGGCGCGAACCAAGGCCCGTCGCGCGACGCCCCGCCGTCTGCACAAGAGAAGCCCGCTGAGCCGCCGTCGCAGCAAGCGCCCGATGAGGCCTCGCAAGAGGCGTCGGAGAAGCTGCCCATCAACGAAGAGCAGGTGGTTGTCACTGCCTCTCGCACCGAGCAGTCGCTGCTCAATGCGCCTGCGACGGTCAGCGTCATCACGAGCCAGACCATCGAGCAATCGCCGGCACTCAACTACGGCGATCTGTTCCGGACGGTGCCTGGCCTCAACGTCACCCAAACGTCGGCGCGCGACATCAATCTCACGAGTCGCGCCGCGAGCGGCACACTCTCGGCCTCACAGCTTGCGCTGGTCGATGGGCGGAGCATCTACCTCGATTTCTTCGGCTTCATCATGTGGGACAGCCTGCCCGTGGAGCCATCCGACATCAAGCAGATCGAAGTGATTCGCGGGCCGGCATCGGCGGTCTGGGGCGCCAACGCCATGACCGGTGTGGTGAATGTCATCACGAAGTCACCACGGGAGATGCAGGGGACGAGGGCCACGATTGGCGTGGGGACGTTCGGTCGGAGCACCGATCTTGTCGACCAAGATGCCGGCAGTCTTTTCTATGTGAACGGCTCGCACGCGCAGGCGGTGAACGACCGCTGGGCCTACAAGATCTCGGCCGGCGGGTACGCGCAAGAAGCGTTCGCGCGCCCCACCGGCCTGATGCCCAACGAGACGAACACACCATACCCGAGCTTTCCGAACAGCGGAACCACGCAGCCGAAGCTGGACGTCCGTGCCGACTACGACTTCCCGGACGATGAGCGAAGCCTGGTCTTTCAAGGTGGCGTTGCGTCATCGGACGGCATTATCCATACGGGCATAGGGCCGTTCGACGTCGTTCGCGGGGGGACGCTCGGCTATGGCAAGGTCGGTTTCACTCGCGGCGGCCTGAAGGTCAGCGGGTTCGTGAACCTGCTCGACGGGGGTGCAACGAACCTCTTGAGCGTCGGGCCCGATGCCCGTCCAATCGAGTTCGACTTCAAGACCGAAACCTACGACGTCGAGGTGGGCAACGTCCAGACACTCGCCGCCCGGCACGTCCTCAGTTACGGTGGAAACTTCCGGCGAAATCAGTTCCAGCTCTCGATTGCGCCTGGGGAGGACTCGCGCACGGAAGGCGGCATCTATGTGCAGGACGAGATCCTCCTCTCGAGACACTTCTGGTGGGTCGTCGGTGCGCGCCTCGACATGTTCGACGTGCTCGACGACCCGGTCTTCTCCCCCCGAACGACGTTCATGTACAAACCAACGCCCGAACAGACCGTTCGAGTGTCGTACAATCGTGCCTATCGGGCGCCGTCGCTCATCAACAACTTCATCGATCTCACGCTACTCGACCAGTTACCCCTCGGTTCCCTCGATCCGCGCCTTGGAGGTCAAGTCTTCAACTTCCCCGTGACCGCGACTGGAAACACCGACCTGGAAGAGCAGTCGCTGGACGCGTACGAGGTTGGCTACACCGGTGTCCTCTGGGATCGTGCGACGCTCTCGGCGGCGTTTTACGTCAACAACGTGAAGAACGACATCTTCTTCACGCAAGTCGACTCCTACCGCGCGTCGAACCCGCCGCCCGGCTGGCCGCTGCCGCCTGATGTGCTCGAGCTGATTGTCGCGTCCGGCCAGTTTGGGCCTGGGAACGGCCTCCCGGCGGCCTTCAGCTATCTGAATCTTGGCGAGGTGCGCTACCGTGGCGTCGAGCTCGGTATCGAGGGCGCGGTCACGCGGACGTGGAATGGCTTTCTCAACTACTCCTATCAGGACGAGCCGGATCCCAAGGACTTCGATATCTCGGAGCTCAACCTGCCCCCCAGCCACCGGATGAACGTGGGTGTTGGCTACGACGGCCCGCGTTTCCTCGGCAATTTTACGGTCAGCTATACTGACGACGCGTTTTGGCGGGACGTGCTCGACAGCCGATTTGATGGCCCGACAGATGCCTTCACCCTCGTGAATGGTGCCTTCGGCGTGAAATGGGGCGGGCGTGGCGAGTACATCACCTCCGTCAAGGTGACGAACCTGCTGAACAACGAAATCCAGCAGCACGTCTTCGGCGACATCATCAAGCGGCAGATTGTCGCGGAGCTTCGCACGAGCTTCTGA
- a CDS encoding gluconate 2-dehydrogenase subunit 3 family protein, which yields MSETAMSEISRRKALQVLGTVPAAAGISWTGAEAAQAHQHAEQARQAAADEKTAYEPKFFTKAEYATLGILVDLILPADERSGSATDAGVPEFIDFMLVDQPTRQTALRGGLRWLDRECDTRFGKAFAACAAAEQTAILDDIAWPEKAEAKGLSHGARFFSLVRDLTATGFWSSKVGVEDIGYLGNVPAPKWTGAPDEVLQKLGVSYDGLEKWYRPTDAGA from the coding sequence ATGAGCGAGACAGCCATGAGCGAAATCAGTCGACGGAAAGCGTTGCAGGTGCTCGGGACCGTGCCGGCCGCGGCAGGGATCAGTTGGACCGGCGCCGAGGCGGCGCAAGCCCACCAGCACGCCGAGCAGGCGCGTCAGGCGGCGGCCGACGAGAAGACCGCGTACGAGCCGAAGTTCTTCACCAAGGCGGAATACGCGACGCTCGGCATCTTGGTCGATCTCATCCTTCCGGCCGACGAGCGATCCGGCAGCGCCACCGACGCAGGCGTCCCAGAGTTCATCGACTTCATGTTGGTCGACCAACCCACCAGGCAGACGGCACTGCGTGGCGGTCTTCGCTGGCTCGACCGTGAATGTGACACGAGATTTGGCAAGGCGTTCGCGGCTTGTGCTGCAGCGGAGCAGACCGCCATCCTCGACGACATCGCGTGGCCCGAGAAGGCGGAGGCAAAGGGGCTCTCACACGGTGCACGCTTCTTCAGCTTGGTGCGTGATCTCACGGCCACAGGATTCTGGTCGAGCAAGGTGGGCGTCGAAGACATCGGCTACCTTGGCAACGTCCCGGCGCCGAAATGGACCGGGGCCCCGGATGAGGTCCTGCAAAAGCTCGGTGTGAGCTACGACGGGCTGGAGAAGTGGTACCGCCCCACCGATGCTGGCGCATAG
- a CDS encoding GMC family oxidoreductase gives MQVIESSKEYDVIIVGSGAGGGMAAYVLTKAGANVALLEAGALWDVAKDGAMFKWSYDSPRRGFGGKEKPFGEFDGCIGGWEMDGEPYTMAPGERWDWFRARMLGGRTNHWGRISLRWGPDDFRRKGIDGLGDDWPITYDDIKPYYDNCDRFIGIFGNNHASETGLHNEPDGIFQPPPKPRGYELLIKDACDKLKIPCVPARMSILTQPLNGRAACHYCGQCGRGCGTHSNFSSPTVLLPPAEKTGKLTVVPHAMAREVLSDDEGRATGVSYVNTTNGQETTLRGKIVVLAASACESARLLLNSTSPRFPKGLANNSGVVGKYLIDSTGMSVSGFIPKLVDLPSVNEDGVGGMHLYTPWWVDNRKLDFPRGYHIEIGGGRRMPGYGFMGGIEEHPGGSGGGYGKALKEEYRRLYGTGVGFALRGEMIPNKDSYCEIDPEVVDQWGIPVLRFHFKWSDHERKQAKHGQETFREIIQTMGGTVTTPWRDHDQDYGLEPGGRIIHESGTIRMGNEPKASVLNKYCQAHEVPNLFVCDGAPFVSQADKNLTWTILAFAWRTSEYIAEQWKKRSI, from the coding sequence ATGCAGGTTATCGAGAGTTCCAAGGAGTATGACGTCATCATCGTCGGGTCGGGTGCTGGCGGCGGCATGGCGGCGTATGTCTTGACGAAGGCTGGCGCCAACGTCGCGCTGTTGGAAGCGGGAGCTCTTTGGGACGTCGCGAAGGACGGCGCGATGTTCAAGTGGTCGTACGACTCACCGCGCCGTGGCTTCGGCGGCAAGGAAAAGCCATTTGGCGAGTTCGATGGGTGCATCGGCGGTTGGGAGATGGATGGGGAGCCGTACACGATGGCGCCAGGCGAGCGCTGGGACTGGTTCCGGGCACGCATGCTCGGCGGCCGGACGAACCATTGGGGGCGTATCTCCCTCAGGTGGGGACCGGACGACTTTCGCCGCAAGGGCATCGACGGCCTGGGCGACGACTGGCCGATCACGTACGACGACATCAAGCCGTACTACGACAACTGCGATCGCTTCATCGGCATCTTTGGCAACAACCACGCCAGCGAGACGGGCCTTCACAACGAGCCGGACGGCATCTTCCAGCCGCCGCCGAAGCCGCGCGGGTACGAGCTGCTCATCAAGGACGCGTGCGACAAGCTGAAGATTCCCTGTGTGCCGGCGCGCATGTCGATTCTCACGCAACCGCTCAATGGCCGTGCTGCTTGCCATTACTGCGGGCAATGCGGTCGTGGTTGTGGAACGCACTCCAATTTCTCCAGCCCCACGGTGTTACTCCCGCCCGCGGAGAAGACCGGGAAGCTCACCGTTGTTCCGCACGCCATGGCGCGCGAGGTCTTGAGCGACGATGAGGGACGTGCGACAGGCGTGTCGTACGTCAACACGACGAACGGCCAGGAAACGACGCTCCGCGGCAAGATCGTCGTGCTGGCGGCGAGTGCCTGCGAGTCGGCGCGGCTCCTGCTCAACTCGACGTCCCCGCGCTTCCCGAAGGGGCTCGCCAACAATAGTGGCGTGGTGGGAAAGTATCTGATCGACTCGACTGGTATGAGCGTGAGCGGCTTCATCCCGAAGCTCGTGGACCTTCCCTCGGTCAATGAGGATGGGGTCGGCGGGATGCATCTCTACACACCGTGGTGGGTGGACAATCGAAAGCTCGATTTTCCGCGCGGATATCACATCGAGATTGGCGGTGGCCGTCGCATGCCGGGATACGGCTTCATGGGCGGGATCGAGGAGCATCCAGGCGGCTCCGGCGGTGGCTACGGCAAGGCGTTGAAGGAGGAGTATCGGCGGCTCTACGGCACGGGTGTCGGCTTTGCCTTGCGGGGCGAGATGATCCCCAACAAGGACAGCTACTGCGAGATCGATCCCGAAGTCGTGGACCAGTGGGGCATCCCGGTCCTGCGCTTCCACTTCAAGTGGAGCGACCATGAGCGGAAGCAGGCGAAGCACGGTCAAGAAACGTTCCGCGAAATCATCCAGACCATGGGTGGGACCGTGACGACACCGTGGCGCGACCACGACCAGGACTACGGCCTCGAGCCAGGCGGGCGCATCATCCATGAATCTGGCACGATTCGCATGGGCAACGAGCCCAAGGCGTCCGTCCTGAACAAATACTGTCAGGCGCACGAGGTGCCGAACCTGTTCGTCTGCGACGGCGCACCGTTTGTCTCGCAGGCGGACAAGAACCTGACGTGGACCATTCTCGCCTTCGCTTGGCGCACGAGCGAGTACATCGCTGAGCAGTGGAAGAAGCGTAGTATCTGA
- a CDS encoding agmatine deiminase family protein gives MQPTRLGQERSVVTPAARGYRMPAEWHRHESTWLAWPKDPETWPNRVPQVQALFLRMIEVLTQHEHVDLLVDDQETEAQIKAACRWPQAHNLRIHRIPTVDAWIRDYGPNFLLGPDGQLAFNHWSFNAWGDKYPPLRADARVPDALFPILGAERFTPGMILEGGAIDVNGTRVVMTTEQCLLNQNRNPHLDRAAIEHHLREFLGVEQVLWLGEGLIGDDTDGHVDDVARFVSADTIVCVNEEDSGDANYALLADNLRRLELARDPAGHPYRIVTLPMPGVIGGASGDRLPASYANFYIANGVVLLPVFGHATNDKRAAGTLQALFADRRVVSIPCEPLVWGLGAIHCVTQQQPAAGVTA, from the coding sequence ATGCAGCCGACGCGGTTGGGGCAGGAAAGAAGCGTCGTGACGCCCGCGGCGCGTGGTTACCGAATGCCTGCCGAGTGGCACCGGCACGAGTCGACTTGGCTCGCATGGCCGAAGGATCCCGAAACCTGGCCGAATCGCGTCCCGCAGGTGCAGGCGCTCTTCCTCCGCATGATCGAGGTGCTCACCCAGCACGAGCACGTGGACCTGCTCGTAGACGACCAGGAGACGGAAGCGCAGATAAAGGCGGCGTGTCGGTGGCCACAAGCGCATAACCTGCGCATCCACAGGATCCCAACCGTGGACGCTTGGATCCGCGATTACGGGCCGAACTTCCTGCTGGGACCCGACGGACAGTTGGCGTTCAATCATTGGAGCTTCAATGCCTGGGGCGACAAGTATCCGCCGCTCAGAGCAGACGCGCGTGTGCCGGACGCGCTGTTCCCGATTCTGGGTGCCGAGCGGTTCACGCCCGGCATGATCCTCGAGGGGGGAGCCATCGACGTCAACGGCACCCGTGTCGTGATGACGACGGAGCAGTGCCTACTGAACCAGAATCGGAATCCACATCTCGATCGGGCAGCGATTGAACATCACCTTCGTGAGTTCCTGGGCGTGGAGCAGGTGCTGTGGCTCGGTGAGGGGCTGATCGGAGACGATACCGACGGCCACGTCGACGACGTGGCGCGGTTCGTGTCGGCCGATACGATCGTCTGCGTGAACGAGGAGGATTCCGGGGATGCGAACTACGCACTGCTGGCGGACAACCTCCGGCGGCTCGAGCTGGCGCGCGATCCGGCCGGGCACCCCTATCGCATCGTCACGCTTCCCATGCCCGGTGTGATAGGAGGGGCGTCTGGGGACCGGCTGCCGGCCAGCTATGCGAATTTCTACATTGCCAACGGCGTTGTCTTGTTGCCGGTGTTTGGTCACGCGACGAATGACAAGCGGGCAGCCGGCACCCTGCAAGCGCTGTTTGCTGATCGGCGCGTGGTGTCGATTCCGTGTGAGCCTCTCGTCTGGGGCCTTGGGGCGATTCATTGCGTCACGCAACAGCAGCCAGCGGCAGGGGTGACAGCCTGA
- a CDS encoding acyltransferase, whose product MRKTSRTTRKNPVVGLVQMSAIPDPKSNLEKALDRISRAARDGATIVCLQELFRSQYFCQREDVEWFKLAEPIPGPSTRAIGKVARQHKVVVVASLFERRAAGVYHNTAVVFDADGAMAGMYRKMHIPDDPLYYEKFYFTPGDLGFRAHTTRHGRCGVLVCWDQWFPEAARLTALSGAQILFYPTAIGWLPGEAEEVNRAQHEAWETIQRAHAIANGVYVVVVNRVGKEGDLAFWGQSFVADPFGRVLARASSRREDTLIVECDLSLIEETRQHWPFLRDRRIDAYAPLSERLIEEGTSRR is encoded by the coding sequence ATGCGGAAGACGTCACGCACGACGAGGAAGAATCCCGTCGTTGGCCTCGTACAGATGTCTGCGATTCCCGACCCGAAGTCGAACCTCGAGAAGGCACTCGATCGCATTTCGCGCGCTGCCCGTGATGGCGCGACCATCGTGTGCTTGCAGGAGCTGTTTCGATCGCAGTACTTCTGCCAGCGCGAGGACGTCGAGTGGTTCAAGCTCGCCGAGCCGATTCCTGGTCCCTCCACCCGCGCGATCGGTAAGGTCGCTCGACAGCACAAGGTGGTCGTCGTGGCCTCGCTGTTCGAGCGACGCGCCGCTGGCGTCTATCACAACACGGCCGTCGTCTTCGACGCAGACGGAGCCATGGCTGGGATGTATCGCAAGATGCACATCCCGGACGACCCGCTCTATTACGAGAAGTTCTACTTCACGCCGGGCGATCTCGGGTTTCGGGCTCACACGACGCGGCACGGGCGCTGCGGCGTGCTGGTCTGTTGGGACCAGTGGTTTCCAGAGGCGGCACGCCTCACGGCGCTCTCGGGCGCGCAGATCCTCTTCTATCCCACAGCGATTGGATGGTTACCCGGTGAGGCAGAGGAGGTGAACCGGGCACAGCACGAAGCGTGGGAGACTATCCAGCGCGCGCATGCGATTGCCAATGGCGTGTACGTGGTCGTGGTGAATCGTGTCGGGAAGGAAGGAGACTTGGCGTTCTGGGGCCAGTCGTTTGTGGCCGATCCCTTCGGTCGCGTGCTCGCGCGCGCGTCGAGCCGGCGTGAGGACACGCTGATCGTCGAGTGTGATTTGTCCCTTATCGAAGAGACGCGGCAGCACTGGCCGTTCTTGCGTGACCGGCGCATCGACGCCTACGCGCCGCTGAGCGAACGGCTCATCGAGGAAGGCACGAGCAGGCGATGA
- a CDS encoding PQQ-binding-like beta-propeller repeat protein: MSDVVTVRALVLHALWGIVVIAALGLVWRPAPTDVAWPMHGGDPGHQQYSPLAHINRSNVQRLRLAWTYRTGDARADDRSQIQSNPIVVDGVLYATSPQLKAFALDAATGRELWRFDPFLSGAQGREAEALGVNRGLVHWSDGKAARRVFLSAGQFLYALDARTGTPIRTFGAQGRIDLAKGLGRDVSGLTVMSNTPGAIYEDLLIVGTRVSEGPGAAAPGHIRAYDVRSGAIRWTFRTIPWPGEYGYETWPPDAWARSGGANVWSGISVDVERGLVFLPTGSAAFDFWGGDRKGANLFANCVLALRADTGRRVWHYQVVHHDLWDRDLPAAPVLVTVTHGGRRIDAVAQVTKHGYVFLFDRQTGEPLFPVQERAVPASDLKDELAWPTQPFPIAPPPFARQQLTEAEVTSRTPAARAHVLERLRTLRTGQPFIPPSREGTVIFPGFDGGGEWGGQALDPASGWLYVNSNEMAWVLEMVEIGAGGGSSVPQGQRLYQTQCASCHGVDRAGAPAQTIPSLQDVAARLERAEVARVIAEGKGVMPRFGALRADERNAIVRYLFGEARPGGTQGSPRPRAPGPGARSPYTTTGYNRFFDHEGYPAVEPPWGTLNAIDLNAGTIVWQIPLGELPELTEQGMAPTGTENYGGPVVTAGGLIFIGATKDEMFRAFDKRTGELLWQTKLPAGGYATPGTYSVNGRQFVVIAAGGGKMGTKSGDAYVAFALP, translated from the coding sequence GTGAGCGACGTCGTAACCGTCCGCGCCCTGGTGCTCCACGCGCTGTGGGGCATTGTCGTCATCGCGGCACTGGGTCTCGTCTGGCGACCCGCTCCGACTGACGTCGCGTGGCCGATGCATGGCGGCGACCCGGGTCATCAGCAGTACTCGCCGCTCGCACACATCAACCGTAGCAACGTCCAACGCCTTCGCCTCGCGTGGACCTACCGGACGGGTGATGCTCGCGCAGACGACCGCTCGCAGATCCAGTCCAATCCCATTGTCGTCGATGGTGTGCTGTATGCGACATCTCCCCAGCTCAAAGCGTTCGCGCTCGACGCGGCCACGGGCCGCGAGCTGTGGCGCTTCGACCCCTTCCTGAGCGGTGCACAAGGGCGCGAGGCGGAGGCGCTGGGCGTGAACCGCGGCCTGGTCCACTGGTCCGATGGCAAGGCGGCTCGACGAGTCTTTTTGAGCGCGGGGCAGTTCCTCTACGCCCTCGATGCACGAACGGGCACGCCCATCCGGACCTTCGGCGCCCAGGGCCGTATCGACCTCGCGAAGGGGCTCGGCCGCGACGTTTCGGGCCTGACCGTGATGTCGAACACACCGGGTGCCATCTACGAAGATCTCCTCATTGTCGGCACACGCGTGTCGGAAGGGCCCGGTGCCGCAGCCCCCGGTCACATCCGCGCGTACGACGTGCGATCCGGCGCAATCCGTTGGACCTTCCGCACCATTCCCTGGCCTGGCGAGTACGGTTACGAAACGTGGCCGCCGGACGCGTGGGCGCGTAGCGGCGGCGCGAATGTCTGGTCGGGAATCAGTGTGGACGTGGAGCGCGGGCTCGTCTTCCTGCCCACCGGCTCGGCCGCCTTCGACTTCTGGGGTGGTGATCGCAAAGGCGCCAACCTCTTCGCCAACTGCGTGCTCGCGCTTCGCGCCGACACGGGCCGGCGCGTCTGGCACTACCAGGTCGTGCATCACGACCTCTGGGATCGCGACCTCCCGGCCGCACCGGTGCTGGTCACGGTGACACATGGTGGGCGCCGCATCGATGCGGTGGCCCAAGTGACCAAGCACGGTTACGTGTTCCTGTTCGATCGGCAGACGGGCGAACCGCTCTTCCCTGTGCAGGAGCGTGCCGTGCCGGCGTCCGATCTGAAAGACGAGCTCGCGTGGCCAACGCAGCCGTTCCCTATTGCGCCGCCCCCCTTTGCACGCCAGCAGCTCACCGAGGCGGAGGTCACGAGTCGAACGCCTGCGGCACGTGCCCACGTGTTGGAGCGGCTCAGGACATTGCGGACGGGGCAGCCGTTCATTCCCCCGAGCCGTGAAGGCACGGTCATCTTTCCAGGCTTCGATGGAGGTGGGGAATGGGGCGGGCAGGCGCTCGATCCCGCGTCCGGCTGGCTGTACGTCAATTCCAACGAGATGGCGTGGGTGCTCGAGATGGTCGAGATCGGTGCCGGAGGAGGATCCTCTGTACCGCAAGGGCAGCGTCTCTACCAGACACAGTGCGCCTCCTGCCACGGCGTCGATCGCGCGGGTGCGCCGGCGCAGACGATTCCATCGCTCCAAGACGTTGCGGCGCGACTCGAGCGAGCAGAGGTGGCCCGCGTGATCGCGGAAGGCAAGGGGGTCATGCCGAGATTCGGCGCGTTACGTGCCGATGAGCGTAACGCCATCGTCCGGTATCTGTTTGGGGAAGCGCGGCCTGGAGGTACTCAGGGCTCGCCTCGGCCCAGGGCTCCTGGGCCGGGCGCGAGGTCGCCCTACACGACCACCGGCTACAATCGCTTCTTCGATCACGAAGGGTATCCGGCGGTCGAGCCGCCATGGGGCACGCTCAACGCGATCGATCTCAACGCTGGTACGATCGTCTGGCAAATTCCGCTCGGCGAGCTGCCGGAGCTCACGGAACAGGGGATGGCACCCACCGGCACGGAAAACTACGGCGGTCCTGTCGTTACGGCGGGCGGGCTGATCTTCATCGGGGCGACCAAGGACGAGATGTTTCGTGCGTTCGACAAGAGGACCGGCGAGCTGCTCTGGCAGACCAAGCTTCCAGCCGGTGGATACGCGACGCCGGGCACCTACTCCGTGAATGGCCGGCAATTCGTCGTGATCGCCGCGGGGGGCGGCAAGATGGGCACGAAGTCGGGGGACGCTTACGTGGCCTTTGCGTTGCCATGA
- a CDS encoding M24 family metallopeptidase has product MTTMPHSAWSTRARTVTTSLTLLSLHLWRTVPMLTAEGCRNRRAKLWTLVNPQPDCVLLGEPRHLTYLASFYASPFTYRSQNAPALAILTPEHAVLVADSTQRLYSQAAHVDEIIAPTWYRGRESAVDRGALLTTTVVEQLSRVRGRRIAVDSAVPTGVMDHLRRDGRAVEPLDIRPTIRRMERQKDADEVELMRRSVAAGEAGFRAAVEQIRPGMTEIQAYTLIQRASVESAGHAVLVYGDFVSGERTLRHGGPAGQRIIEPDDLFLLDFSVVVHGYRADFANTFVVAGGRPSARQQELAAYCLEAMHVGESLLQAGSRCRDIDAAVREAFAKRQVDQHFTHHTGHGLGLGHPDPPYLTPESSETLVAGDIVTLEPGLYVDGVGGMRFEHNYLITQEGFQTLTHHTLGLTAMP; this is encoded by the coding sequence ATGACGACAATGCCCCACAGCGCGTGGAGCACCAGGGCGCGGACGGTTACGACGTCGCTCACGTTGTTATCCTTGCACCTGTGGAGGACTGTGCCAATGTTAACCGCCGAGGGATGCCGGAACCGCCGCGCGAAGCTGTGGACTCTCGTCAATCCACAACCTGACTGCGTGCTCCTGGGCGAGCCGCGACACCTCACGTACCTCGCCAGTTTCTACGCCTCGCCGTTCACATATCGAAGCCAGAATGCACCGGCGCTCGCGATCTTGACGCCCGAGCACGCCGTGCTCGTTGCCGACAGCACGCAGCGGCTCTATAGCCAAGCGGCCCATGTCGACGAGATCATCGCGCCGACATGGTATCGCGGCCGCGAGTCGGCGGTGGACAGGGGCGCGCTCTTGACCACAACCGTGGTCGAGCAGCTTTCACGCGTACGGGGCCGGCGCATCGCCGTCGACAGTGCCGTTCCGACGGGCGTCATGGATCACCTCCGCCGTGACGGCCGCGCCGTGGAGCCCCTCGACATCCGGCCCACGATTCGGCGTATGGAGCGCCAGAAGGATGCCGACGAGGTCGAGTTGATGCGGCGGTCGGTGGCCGCGGGCGAGGCTGGGTTCAGAGCGGCTGTCGAACAGATTCGACCGGGCATGACCGAGATTCAAGCCTATACCCTGATCCAGCGCGCCTCGGTGGAGTCTGCGGGTCATGCTGTCCTCGTCTATGGCGATTTCGTCTCCGGAGAGCGCACGCTGAGGCATGGCGGCCCGGCGGGTCAGCGGATCATTGAACCCGACGATCTCTTTCTCCTGGACTTCTCCGTGGTCGTTCATGGCTATCGGGCGGACTTCGCGAACACGTTCGTGGTGGCAGGCGGCAGACCGTCAGCGCGACAGCAGGAGCTCGCGGCGTATTGTTTGGAGGCGATGCACGTGGGGGAAAGCCTCCTCCAGGCGGGCTCACGGTGCCGAGACATCGACGCGGCCGTGCGGGAGGCCTTCGCCAAGCGGCAGGTCGATCAGCACTTCACACACCACACAGGGCACGGCCTGGGCCTGGGACATCCGGATCCGCCGTACCTCACACCAGAGAGCAGCGAGACCCTCGTTGCCGGTGACATCGTCACGCTCGAGCCCGGTTTGTACGTGGATGGCGTCGGCGGCATGCGATTCGAGCACAACTATCTCATCACGCAGGAAGGGTTCCAAACGCTGACACATCACACGCTCGGGTTAACGGCAATGCCGTAG